Proteins encoded together in one Bradyrhizobium sp. CB82 window:
- a CDS encoding Hpt domain-containing protein, with product MAKNSPRDIEVKAFATHHVITQPNPLRKVLRRVEEKDMDDPVGRAEQALAGLSGEFKDWMAIETGRLAAAYAAVQKGGFTKEARDELFRAAHDIKGDAATFGYPSAAVIAESLCRVIEHAPDLAKVPSELFSHHINAIQAIVHENTKLDSLSVSGELSRRLRRVADDYLAHVNRDRPEHLEAILAPSIVPAD from the coding sequence ATGGCCAAGAACAGCCCCAGAGACATCGAGGTCAAGGCCTTCGCTACCCATCACGTGATCACGCAGCCCAATCCGCTGCGCAAGGTGCTGCGCCGGGTCGAAGAGAAGGACATGGACGATCCGGTCGGTCGCGCCGAGCAGGCGCTCGCCGGACTCTCCGGAGAGTTCAAGGACTGGATGGCGATCGAGACCGGACGGCTGGCTGCGGCCTACGCGGCCGTGCAGAAGGGCGGCTTCACCAAGGAAGCGCGCGACGAGCTGTTTCGTGCGGCCCACGACATCAAGGGCGATGCCGCGACGTTCGGCTATCCGTCTGCCGCGGTCATCGCCGAAAGTCTGTGTCGCGTCATCGAGCATGCGCCGGATCTTGCCAAGGTGCCGAGCGAACTGTTCTCCCACCACATCAACGCCATCCAGGCCATCGTACACGAGAACACCAAGCTCGACAGCCTGAGCGTCTCGGGCGAGCTCAGCCGCCGCCTGCGCAGGGTTGCCGACGACTATCTCGCCCACGTCAACCGGGATCGCCCCGAGCATCTCGAAGCAATTCTGGCGCCGAGCATCGTGCCGGCGGATTAA
- the hisI gene encoding phosphoribosyl-AMP cyclohydrolase, protein MSTHSHDIEEGLSFQPRFDGAGLVTCVTTDAATGDVLMVAHMNDEALRKTIATGEAWYFSRSRNALWRKGETSGQTQRVVEMRTDCDQDAVWIRVEQIGAACHTGRRSCFYRKVEADGGDAKLVFVEAVRLFDPDAVYKK, encoded by the coding sequence GTGTCCACGCACTCCCACGACATCGAGGAAGGGCTGAGCTTCCAGCCCAGGTTCGATGGGGCCGGCCTCGTCACCTGTGTGACGACGGATGCCGCGACCGGCGACGTCTTGATGGTCGCCCACATGAACGACGAGGCGCTACGCAAAACCATCGCGACGGGTGAGGCCTGGTACTTCAGCCGCTCGCGCAACGCGTTATGGCGAAAAGGTGAGACGTCGGGTCAAACGCAGCGCGTCGTCGAGATGCGCACCGATTGCGATCAGGACGCGGTCTGGATCCGGGTCGAGCAGATCGGCGCAGCCTGCCATACCGGCCGCCGCTCGTGCTTCTACCGCAAGGTGGAAGCCGATGGTGGGGACGCGAAGCTCGTCTTTGTCGAGGCCGTGCGACTGTTCGATCCCGACGCGGTCTATAAGAAGTAG
- a CDS encoding MFS transporter has translation MKSDLAAGRFAPTALMLGNVVTGCSVLAPAGMLPELSSGLDITIRTAGLLITFGAITLCIGSPLTAWLTSRIERRMLLTTTLALLAVGNIGSALAPDYASLLAIRLVMLAIGALYTPQAAGTAAIIVPVEKRGSTIAYVFLGWSIAAAVGLPLITFIASRYGWRASYGAIGGLGCLSFLLLLWRMPVGLKGTPVDLKTWREVGRNRTIVLLLAITMLQMSGQFVIFTFMGPLLKKLTDASPDTIGLVFGIYGVCGFLGLLIATRIVDTWGPYRTSVLFTCLLLAGVAGWTLGAGNLALMILSVAIWGLGFASTNSMQQVRLVAAAPSLAPVTVSLNTSVLYIGQAVGSAAGGALFARDLLHTIGFVAAGFVVLALAVVGLTRPRPAVATVAA, from the coding sequence ATGAAATCCGATCTCGCCGCCGGCCGTTTCGCGCCTACCGCCCTGATGCTTGGAAACGTCGTCACCGGCTGCTCGGTGCTGGCGCCGGCCGGAATGCTCCCCGAATTGTCCTCAGGACTGGACATCACCATCCGCACTGCGGGCCTTCTGATCACCTTCGGCGCCATCACGCTCTGCATCGGCTCGCCGCTGACGGCGTGGCTGACCAGCCGGATCGAGCGGCGCATGCTGCTCACCACAACGCTCGCGCTTCTTGCCGTCGGCAATATCGGCTCGGCCCTCGCACCCGACTATGCGAGCCTGCTCGCCATTCGCCTGGTGATGCTCGCGATCGGCGCGCTCTATACCCCGCAGGCCGCCGGCACTGCGGCGATCATCGTGCCGGTTGAAAAGCGCGGCAGCACGATCGCCTATGTGTTTCTCGGATGGTCGATTGCCGCGGCCGTCGGGCTGCCGCTAATCACCTTCATCGCAAGCCGCTACGGGTGGCGGGCATCCTACGGCGCGATTGGCGGGCTTGGCTGCCTCAGCTTCCTCCTGTTGCTATGGCGCATGCCGGTGGGGCTGAAGGGTACGCCGGTCGATTTGAAGACCTGGCGCGAAGTCGGGCGCAATCGCACCATCGTGCTGCTGCTTGCGATTACCATGCTGCAGATGTCCGGGCAGTTCGTGATCTTCACCTTCATGGGGCCGCTCCTGAAGAAGCTGACGGATGCCAGTCCCGATACGATCGGTCTGGTCTTCGGCATCTACGGTGTCTGCGGCTTTCTCGGCCTCCTCATTGCCACGCGCATCGTCGACACCTGGGGGCCCTACAGGACATCCGTTCTGTTCACGTGCCTGTTGCTCGCGGGCGTCGCCGGATGGACGCTGGGCGCCGGCAATCTTGCACTGATGATCCTCTCGGTCGCGATCTGGGGGCTGGGCTTTGCCTCGACCAACTCGATGCAGCAGGTGCGCCTGGTCGCGGCCGCGCCGTCGCTGGCGCCGGTTACCGTTTCGCTCAACACGTCCGTGCTCTATATCGGGCAGGCCGTGGGCTCTGCAGCGGGCGGGGCCTTGTTCGCGCGCGATCTCTTGCACACGATCGGCTTCGTGGCGGCCGGCTTCGTCGTCCTCGCACTTGCCGTTGTTGGGCTAACCCGGCCCCGGCCGGCCGTGGCGACGGTCGCAGCATAA
- a CDS encoding NAD kinase produces MTKPKRYDRIAFVASAGTEAQEAYAQLTRLYGNCTPDEADVVVALGGDGLMLQTLHQNMRTGKPIYGMHRGTVGFLMNEFSTHDLRVRLEAAHVSVIHPLLMRATDVQGAVHIHHAINEVALFRQTYQVARLKILVDEHERMSELMADGIMVATPAGSTAYNLSAQGPILPINAALLALTPISPFRPRRWRGALLPNTAYVVFEVQDCEKRPVAAVADHDEVRDVRRVEVLSDKTISMRMLFDPGHSLEERILREQFGY; encoded by the coding sequence ATGACAAAGCCCAAGCGATATGATCGGATCGCCTTCGTCGCCAGCGCGGGCACCGAGGCCCAGGAAGCCTATGCGCAGCTGACAAGGCTGTACGGCAATTGCACACCCGATGAAGCCGACGTCGTCGTGGCGCTCGGCGGCGACGGGCTCATGCTGCAAACGCTGCACCAGAACATGCGCACGGGAAAGCCAATCTACGGCATGCACCGCGGTACGGTCGGCTTCCTGATGAACGAGTTCTCGACGCACGACCTGCGCGTGCGGCTCGAGGCCGCACATGTGTCCGTGATCCATCCGCTGCTGATGCGCGCCACCGACGTGCAGGGCGCGGTGCACATTCATCACGCGATCAACGAGGTCGCCCTGTTTCGTCAGACCTATCAGGTGGCGCGGCTGAAGATCCTGGTCGATGAGCATGAACGCATGTCCGAACTGATGGCCGACGGCATCATGGTGGCGACGCCGGCGGGCTCGACCGCATACAATCTTTCCGCGCAGGGTCCCATCCTGCCGATCAACGCCGCCCTGCTCGCCCTCACGCCGATCAGTCCCTTCCGTCCGCGCCGCTGGCGCGGCGCCCTCCTGCCCAACACGGCCTATGTCGTGTTCGAGGTGCAGGATTGCGAGAAACGTCCGGTCGCGGCGGTCGCCGACCATGACGAGGTGCGCGACGTCCGCCGCGTCGAGGTGCTGTCCGACAAGACCATCTCGATGCGGATGCTGTTCGATCCCGGTCACAGCCTGGAAGAGCGGATTCTGCGCGAGCAGTTCGGCTACTAG
- the yidD gene encoding membrane protein insertion efficiency factor YidD, translating to MKHSASEFGSTISAMLLLLPRNVGRGLIWLYRHTLSPLVGYNCRHLPTCSVYGDEAIERFGLWAGGWMTLARLLRCHPFGTSGIDNVPLTAPQGARWYLPWRYGRWRGVNAS from the coding sequence ATGAAGCATTCAGCCTCCGAATTTGGTTCCACAATCTCCGCCATGCTGCTGCTCCTGCCGCGCAATGTCGGGCGTGGGCTGATCTGGCTGTACCGGCACACGCTCTCGCCGCTGGTCGGCTACAACTGCCGGCACTTGCCGACCTGCTCCGTTTATGGCGACGAGGCGATCGAACGTTTCGGGCTCTGGGCCGGGGGCTGGATGACGCTTGCGCGGCTGTTGCGTTGCCACCCGTTCGGAACATCAGGCATCGACAACGTGCCACTGACGGCCCCGCAAGGCGCACGCTGGTATCTGCCCTGGCGCTACGGACGCTGGCGCGGCGTCAACGCATCCTGA
- a CDS encoding amino acid permease, with translation MTASDAGSPAWTGRRLGSESGVSVLVATAIVVADMVGVGVFTSLGFQVKDIPSGFSILLLWTVGGIVALCGVFSYSELGAMFPRSSGEYNFLGRAYHPGFGFLAGWVSATVGFAAPVALAAMAFGQYAKSVIPTLPPIPLAIGVVWLVSIVQLTGVKHSSTFQLVSTILKVILILGFLVAGFAIGVRQPVSFMPAAGDFGHVTSAPFAIGLVFVMYSFSGWNAATYIIGELHMPQQSLPRALLAGTLIVMLLYVALNAVFLYATPMDKLAGQLEVASISGAAIFGDLGGRIVGTMICIGLISSISAMMWIGPRVMMTMGEDIPALRVFSRKSASGAPAYAILFQLAVANLLLFTRSFEAVLDFIQFALLFCSFFTVLGVIKLRFTDPALPRPYRAWGYPVTPVVFLLVTAFMMYYLLNERPVQSLSSMLIMLSGLLIYAIFRRRPDAAATSRHRE, from the coding sequence ATGACGGCATCAGATGCGGGAAGCCCGGCGTGGACGGGCCGGCGTCTCGGAAGCGAGTCCGGCGTTTCCGTCCTGGTGGCGACCGCGATCGTCGTCGCCGACATGGTCGGCGTCGGGGTGTTCACGAGCCTCGGCTTCCAGGTCAAGGATATCCCGTCCGGCTTCTCGATCCTGCTGCTCTGGACGGTCGGCGGCATCGTCGCACTGTGCGGCGTATTTTCCTACAGCGAACTCGGGGCGATGTTCCCGCGCTCGAGCGGCGAGTACAATTTTCTCGGCCGCGCCTATCATCCCGGATTCGGTTTTCTGGCCGGCTGGGTCTCGGCGACCGTCGGCTTTGCCGCGCCGGTCGCGCTCGCGGCGATGGCCTTCGGCCAATATGCAAAGTCGGTCATTCCGACGTTGCCGCCGATCCCGCTTGCTATCGGTGTGGTGTGGCTGGTGTCGATCGTGCAGCTCACCGGCGTCAAACACTCCTCGACCTTCCAGCTCGTCTCGACGATTCTGAAAGTCATTCTGATCCTGGGTTTCCTGGTCGCGGGCTTTGCGATCGGCGTACGACAGCCGGTGTCGTTCATGCCGGCGGCGGGCGACTTCGGCCACGTCACCAGCGCGCCCTTCGCGATCGGGCTCGTCTTCGTGATGTACTCCTTCTCCGGCTGGAACGCGGCGACCTACATCATCGGCGAGCTGCACATGCCGCAGCAGAGCCTGCCGCGCGCGCTGCTTGCAGGCACGCTGATCGTGATGCTGCTCTATGTGGCGCTGAACGCGGTATTTCTCTACGCAACCCCGATGGACAAGCTCGCCGGCCAGCTCGAGGTCGCGAGCATCAGCGGCGCCGCCATCTTCGGCGACCTCGGCGGCCGCATCGTCGGCACCATGATCTGCATCGGTCTGATCTCCTCCATCAGCGCGATGATGTGGATCGGTCCGCGCGTCATGATGACGATGGGCGAGGACATTCCTGCGCTCCGCGTGTTTTCCCGGAAATCGGCGAGCGGCGCGCCGGCCTATGCGATCCTGTTTCAGCTCGCGGTCGCCAACCTGCTGCTCTTCACGCGCAGCTTCGAGGCCGTGCTCGACTTCATCCAGTTCGCGCTGTTGTTCTGCTCGTTCTTCACCGTGCTCGGGGTGATCAAGCTGCGCTTTACCGATCCCGCTCTGCCGCGGCCCTACCGCGCCTGGGGGTACCCGGTCACGCCGGTGGTGTTCCTGCTGGTGACCGCCTTCATGATGTACTATCTGTTGAACGAGCGGCCGGTTCAGTCGCTGTCGAGTATGCTGATCATGCTCTCGGGCCTGTTGATCTACGCCATTTTCCGCAGAAGGCCGGACGCCGCTGCAACCTCACGCCATCGCGAATAG
- a CDS encoding DUF2336 domain-containing protein, with the protein MIVRQFVNWIRTAPAGERAEATRALARAWLISDLSRDDRLAAEGALLMQLDDPSPLVRQAMAEAFARSTEAPAAIVQALSTDQPSVALPVLEYSPLLIDADLVDIVATGNCEVQCAVARRIALPASVCAAIAEVGCAAAALELIENPYAALAPFSWDRIVERHGHLAAIREALLVLDDLPAATRAALVAKLAETLSQFVIARNWLSTDRAERIATEARDRSTVNIAARSRGEDMQGLVRHLRATSQLTAGLILRALLSGNLELFNTALAELSEMPQARVAALLHDRGGASLHALLRRAGFPESTFAAFQIALEACHEHGFADTQDGAARLRRRMVERVLTHCETDRDATEPLLILLRRFATESAREEARLFCDELVAEEAIAPLYDDLIAA; encoded by the coding sequence ATGATCGTTCGGCAGTTTGTCAATTGGATCAGGACTGCGCCGGCTGGTGAGCGGGCCGAGGCAACACGGGCGTTGGCCCGTGCGTGGTTGATTTCAGATCTTTCTCGCGACGATCGCCTCGCCGCCGAAGGCGCGCTGCTGATGCAGCTCGACGATCCGTCACCGCTGGTACGCCAGGCCATGGCGGAAGCCTTCGCGCGCTCGACAGAGGCGCCGGCGGCGATCGTTCAGGCGTTGTCGACCGACCAGCCCTCGGTCGCGCTTCCCGTGCTCGAATATTCGCCGCTCCTGATCGATGCCGATCTCGTCGACATCGTCGCGACCGGCAATTGCGAGGTGCAATGCGCCGTCGCGCGCCGCATCGCGCTGCCGGCGTCGGTGTGCGCCGCGATCGCCGAGGTCGGGTGTGCGGCGGCCGCGCTCGAGCTGATCGAAAATCCCTATGCAGCGCTCGCGCCGTTCTCCTGGGACCGCATCGTCGAGCGGCACGGCCATCTTGCCGCGATCCGCGAAGCACTGCTGGTGCTCGACGATCTGCCCGCGGCCACGCGCGCCGCGCTGGTCGCAAAACTCGCCGAGACGCTGTCGCAGTTCGTGATCGCCCGCAACTGGCTGAGTACCGATCGCGCCGAGCGCATCGCAACGGAGGCGCGCGACCGCTCCACCGTCAACATCGCGGCGCGCTCGCGCGGCGAGGACATGCAAGGCCTCGTGCGCCACCTGCGCGCGACGTCGCAGCTTACGGCAGGCCTGATCCTGCGCGCGCTATTGTCGGGCAATCTCGAATTGTTCAATACGGCGCTTGCGGAATTGTCGGAGATGCCGCAGGCGCGCGTCGCTGCGCTGCTGCACGATCGCGGCGGAGCCAGCCTGCACGCGCTTCTGCGCCGGGCGGGCTTTCCGGAATCGACCTTCGCGGCCTTCCAGATTGCGCTCGAGGCCTGCCACGAGCACGGCTTTGCCGACACCCAGGATGGCGCTGCGCGGCTGCGCAGGCGCATGGTCGAGCGCGTGCTCACCCATTGCGAGACTGATCGCGACGCAACCGAGCCGCTTCTCATCTTGCTGCGCCGCTTCGCGACGGAATCGGCGCGCGAGGAAGCGCGCCTGTTCTGCGACGAGCTCGTGGCGGAGGAGGCGATCGCCCCGCTTTATGACGACTTGATCGCGGCGTAG
- a CDS encoding response regulator, producing the protein MFRIDFNKLRFLVCDDNPHMRRILRTLLHSFGAREVYEAEDGATALEMYSHYVPDIVITDWAMPIFDGLELAQMIRQPESKGNPYAPIIMLTGHSEKRRVTVARDAGVTEFLAKPISAKGLYQRILNVVANPRPFIKTKTYFGPDRRRNTSSAYMGPERRVGEKHEVLQQPSLLDKARSSI; encoded by the coding sequence ATGTTTCGCATCGATTTCAACAAGCTGCGCTTCCTCGTCTGCGACGACAATCCGCACATGCGCCGCATCCTGCGGACGCTGCTGCACTCCTTCGGCGCGCGCGAGGTCTACGAGGCGGAAGACGGGGCCACGGCGCTCGAAATGTACAGCCACTACGTGCCCGACATCGTCATCACCGACTGGGCCATGCCGATCTTCGACGGGCTCGAGCTGGCGCAGATGATCCGGCAGCCGGAATCCAAGGGCAACCCCTACGCGCCGATCATCATGCTGACAGGTCACTCCGAAAAGCGCCGCGTCACCGTGGCGCGCGACGCCGGCGTCACCGAATTCCTGGCCAAGCCGATCTCGGCCAAGGGCCTCTACCAGCGCATCCTGAACGTGGTCGCCAATCCCCGGCCCTTCATCAAGACCAAGACCTATTTCGGACCCGATCGCCGCCGCAACACCAGCTCCGCCTATATGGGCCCCGAACGACGCGTCGGCGAAAAGCACGAGGTGCTGCAGCAACCCTCGCTGCTCGACAAAGCGCGATCCTCCATCTAG
- a CDS encoding iron-sulfur cluster assembly scaffold protein yields MLNDIYNKRIIELAGNIPRLGRLSDPDASATAHSKLCGSTVKVDLKMSGDTVTDFAHDVKACALGQASSSIMASHVVGSTASELRELRETVRKMLKENGAPPDGKWAEIKFLEPVRDYKARHASTLLTFDAVVDAIGQIEAKTKQPATAQD; encoded by the coding sequence ATGCTGAACGACATTTATAACAAGCGGATCATCGAACTGGCCGGGAATATTCCCCGTCTGGGTCGCCTCTCCGATCCCGACGCCAGCGCCACTGCTCATTCCAAGCTGTGCGGCTCGACAGTGAAGGTCGATCTCAAGATGAGTGGGGATACCGTCACCGACTTCGCCCATGATGTGAAGGCCTGCGCGCTCGGACAGGCGTCTTCATCCATCATGGCAAGTCATGTGGTCGGCTCGACTGCGAGCGAACTCCGTGAGTTACGTGAAACCGTTCGCAAGATGCTGAAAGAAAACGGTGCGCCGCCGGACGGAAAATGGGCCGAGATCAAGTTCCTCGAACCGGTCCGCGACTACAAGGCGCGCCACGCTTCGACACTGCTGACCTTCGACGCCGTCGTCGACGCCATCGGCCAGATCGAAGCGAAGACGAAGCAGCCGGCTACCGCGCAGGACTAG
- a CDS encoding lytic transglycosylase domain-containing protein has protein sequence MSVDNSSATTTAGIDPSRVRVTGAIKQASNLTGVSFEYMLTTAKMESDFNPTAGASTSSAHGLYQFIDQTWLGTVKEAGALLGYGSYADAITKTSSGSYTVTDPTMRRSIMKLRDDPDAASSMAAVLAQSNSFKLTGLLGRRPSDSELYMAHFMGVGGAAKLIANAEDNPQAVGARLFPNAAAANRSIFYAQDGRARSVSEVYSVLDSRYASAANSKATRTAMALYGDTPSTTQVASANGVQPTPLINNAAYLQTFPDTRVATPVSATSAMTVADNSPSTPVFRSIYQPGDSTQPVSATVQKLWGNNASLTSVTNATPDVRAPQPLDLFSDRGGTFSS, from the coding sequence ATGTCGGTCGACAACTCAAGTGCCACGACGACGGCCGGGATCGATCCGTCGCGGGTGCGTGTGACCGGCGCGATCAAGCAGGCCTCCAATCTCACCGGCGTCAGCTTCGAATACATGCTGACCACCGCGAAGATGGAATCGGATTTCAATCCGACCGCGGGTGCGTCGACTTCGTCTGCGCACGGGCTCTATCAGTTCATCGACCAGACCTGGCTCGGCACCGTGAAGGAAGCGGGCGCCCTGCTCGGCTACGGCAGCTATGCCGATGCCATCACCAAGACCTCCTCCGGCAGCTACACGGTCACCGACCCGACCATGCGGCGCTCGATCATGAAGCTGCGCGACGACCCCGATGCCGCATCGAGCATGGCAGCGGTGCTGGCACAGTCGAACAGCTTCAAGCTCACGGGCCTGCTCGGCCGCCGTCCGAGCGACAGCGAACTCTATATGGCGCACTTCATGGGCGTCGGCGGCGCGGCCAAGCTGATCGCCAACGCCGAGGACAATCCCCAAGCCGTCGGCGCGCGGCTGTTTCCCAATGCCGCGGCCGCCAACCGTTCGATCTTCTACGCGCAGGACGGCCGGGCACGCAGTGTCTCGGAGGTCTATTCGGTGCTCGATTCGCGCTACGCAAGCGCCGCGAACTCGAAGGCGACGCGTACGGCCATGGCGCTCTATGGCGACACGCCGTCGACGACGCAGGTCGCGAGCGCGAATGGAGTACAGCCCACGCCGCTGATCAACAACGCGGCCTATCTCCAGACCTTCCCGGATACGCGCGTGGCGACGCCGGTCAGCGCAACCTCGGCGATGACGGTGGCGGACAATTCGCCGAGCACACCGGTGTTTCGCTCGATCTACCAGCCCGGCGACAGCACGCAGCCGGTTTCGGCCACCGTACAGAAATTGTGGGGCAATAATGCCTCGCTCACCTCGGTAACGAATGCGACGCCGGACGTTCGTGCGCCGCAGCCGCTCGACCTCTTCAGCGATCGCGGCGGTACCTTCTCGAGCTGA
- a CDS encoding alpha/beta hydrolase, translated as MVADRARSPGMHRRALRLACRIGLAFVFVPLSLTLVHCGQAPNPTTLAANSQANTQVIAKTDRQVASGDTFEDRFPAPQFKERFPTASESFLQRQMSDFSPKRAAQQAEPAPYKVASLEPQVPYQRPQRDDLTTLVSMKSSAFPYFGNNPASDTPFLNISQGDRRGHRSSSGRVFWQDETYNDSRVLVHVPEHFDVRKPGVIVVFFHGNGATLERDVRDRQLVPQQISDSGANAVLLAPQMAVDAADSSAGKFWQPGGLKRFMAESSEHLARLYGDPGSARAFANMPIVIVGYSGGFLPTAWSLEVGGISDRVRGVVLLDAVYGELDKFASWIESHRSGFFVSSYTHYTARRDRELMSMLRQKGISVSEDMDGPLRPGSVVFVETGDGIRHRDYVTRAWTQNPLKDVLVKMSATPSLALTRVAAGAPSSSSR; from the coding sequence ATGGTTGCTGACCGGGCGAGATCGCCCGGCATGCATCGTCGCGCGCTCCGACTTGCCTGCCGGATCGGCCTCGCCTTCGTCTTTGTGCCGCTCTCGCTGACACTGGTTCATTGCGGCCAAGCCCCCAACCCGACGACGCTCGCCGCGAACTCCCAAGCCAACACTCAGGTCATCGCCAAGACGGACCGCCAGGTCGCGAGCGGCGACACATTCGAGGATCGCTTCCCGGCGCCGCAGTTCAAGGAGCGCTTCCCCACCGCGAGCGAGAGCTTCCTGCAGCGGCAGATGTCGGACTTTTCGCCCAAACGCGCGGCGCAGCAGGCGGAGCCGGCGCCCTACAAGGTCGCCTCGCTCGAGCCGCAGGTGCCCTATCAGCGTCCGCAACGCGACGACCTGACGACGCTCGTCAGCATGAAATCGTCCGCTTTTCCCTATTTCGGCAACAATCCCGCCTCCGATACACCCTTCCTCAACATCTCCCAGGGCGATCGCCGCGGCCACCGCAGCTCTTCGGGACGCGTGTTCTGGCAGGACGAGACCTACAATGACAGCCGCGTGCTCGTGCATGTGCCCGAGCATTTCGACGTGCGCAAGCCCGGCGTGATCGTGGTGTTCTTCCACGGCAACGGCGCGACTCTGGAGCGCGACGTGCGCGACCGGCAATTGGTGCCGCAGCAGATCTCCGACTCCGGCGCCAACGCCGTGCTGCTTGCACCGCAGATGGCGGTCGACGCCGCCGATTCCAGCGCCGGCAAGTTCTGGCAGCCCGGCGGGCTCAAGCGCTTCATGGCGGAATCCAGCGAGCATCTCGCTCGTCTCTATGGCGATCCCGGCAGCGCGCGCGCCTTCGCCAACATGCCGATCGTCATCGTCGGTTATAGCGGCGGATTTCTGCCGACCGCCTGGAGCCTCGAGGTCGGCGGCATCAGCGACCGCGTTCGCGGCGTCGTGCTACTCGACGCGGTCTATGGCGAGCTCGACAAGTTCGCCTCGTGGATCGAAAGTCACCGCTCCGGCTTCTTCGTCAGCTCCTACACGCACTACACCGCGCGGCGCGATCGCGAGCTGATGAGCATGCTCCGACAAAAGGGCATCAGCGTCTCGGAGGACATGGATGGTCCCCTGCGTCCCGGCAGCGTGGTGTTCGTCGAGACCGGCGACGGCATCAGGCATCGCGACTACGTGACCCGCGCCTGGACGCAAAATCCGCTCAAGGACGTGCTGGTCAAGATGTCGGCAACACCATCGCTGGCGCTGACACGCGTGGCCGCAGGTGCGCCATCCTCATCGAGCCGCTAG
- the folE gene encoding GTP cyclohydrolase I FolE has product MDALIKSIRPNKPSDKQPEGRPAELDPAEFLAVAARADQPRPARAEAEQAVKTLLAYIGENTEREGLLDTPRRVVEAFDELYQGYHQCPAEVLDRTFGETAGYDDFVLVRDIEFTSQCEHHMMPFYGKAHIAYTPVERVVGLSKLARLTDIFARRLQTQEHLTAQIAAAIDEILKPRGVAVLVEAEHTCMSVRGVAKHGAMTFTSRFTGMFRDNPAEQARFLSLVRGSQR; this is encoded by the coding sequence ATGGACGCGCTGATCAAATCCATCCGCCCGAACAAGCCTTCCGACAAGCAGCCGGAAGGCCGGCCCGCTGAGCTCGATCCTGCCGAATTCCTCGCTGTCGCCGCCCGCGCCGACCAGCCGCGCCCGGCGCGCGCCGAGGCCGAGCAGGCGGTGAAGACCCTGCTCGCCTATATAGGCGAGAACACCGAGCGCGAGGGTCTGCTCGATACGCCGCGCCGCGTAGTCGAGGCCTTCGACGAGCTCTATCAGGGCTACCACCAGTGCCCGGCCGAGGTGCTGGACCGCACCTTTGGCGAGACCGCCGGCTATGACGACTTCGTGCTGGTGCGCGACATCGAGTTCACCTCGCAGTGCGAGCACCACATGATGCCGTTCTACGGCAAGGCGCACATCGCCTATACTCCGGTCGAGCGGGTGGTGGGCCTGTCCAAACTCGCGCGCCTGACCGACATCTTCGCCCGCAGGCTTCAGACCCAGGAGCACCTGACCGCGCAGATCGCGGCTGCGATCGACGAGATCCTGAAGCCTCGCGGTGTTGCGGTGCTGGTCGAGGCCGAGCATACCTGCATGTCGGTGCGCGGCGTTGCCAAGCATGGTGCGATGACGTTCACCAGCCGCTTCACTGGCATGTTCCGCGACAATCCTGCGGAGCAGGCCCGGTTCCTGTCCCTGGTGCGAGGCTCACAGCGCTGA